One stretch of Zingiber officinale cultivar Zhangliang chromosome 6B, Zo_v1.1, whole genome shotgun sequence DNA includes these proteins:
- the LOC121991187 gene encoding zinc finger MYM-type protein 1-like, which yields MTVVIRYVNKHGEVIERFIAIVHVATTTTACLKEAIDSLFAKYGLLVARLRGQGYDGASNMSGEFNGLKSLIMNENLYALYVHCFAHQLQLVVVAVAQANQYVCNFMWIVGSIVNTSASSYKRADKLRQLEHDRKVKLLERGEISSGRGLNQETSLARPGDTRWGSHHSTLCRIEQMWPSVIEVLQNLIDDGDRSSKGLSRTLVKRMERYEFVFILLLMKRILAITNHLSIVLQEKDQNFVNEMHLINNVKCKLQKLRDSGWDILLEDVIDIILQEMDSRFSKTTTDLLIYMSCLDPRNSFSRFDVQKLVRLTHFYEDDFSWSERMLVEQELETYIDDVRSDERFEGISDLGALAKKMIETMKNRVFPLVYQMIELALLLPVATATVERVFSAMNIVKTDLRNKIGDEWMNDSLVVYIEKDVFNTVDNELILQRFQNMESRRMQLSRIR from the exons ATGACAGTTGTTATTAGATATGTGAACAAACATGGAGAGGTGATTGAACGATTTATAGCTATAGTTCATGTTGCAACAACTACAACTGCTTGTTTGAAGGAGGCAATCGACTCTTTATTTGCTAAGTATGGTTTGTTAGTGGCGAGATTGAGgggtcaaggatatgatggtgcttCAAATATGTCTGGAGAATTTAATGGCTTAAAGTCACTGATAATGAACGAAAATCTGTATGCATTgtatgttcattgttttgctcatcaactccagctaGTGGTTGTAGCTGTTGCTCAAGCAAATCAATATGTTTGTAATTTCATGTGGATTGTTGGTTCGATTGTGAACACATCTGCATCATCTTACAAAAGGGCCGACAAACTTCGACAACTTGAACATGATAGAAAAGTTAAACTTCTTGAAAGAGGAGAGATTAGTTCTGGTAGAGGACTAAACCAAGAAACTAGTCTAGCTAGACCTGGAGATACACGATGGGGGTCTCATCATTCAACTTTATGTCGTATTGAACAAATGTGGCCATCTGTTATAGAGGTTCTTCAAAATTTGATTGATGATGGTGATCGTTCTTCTAAGGGTTTAAGTAGAACTTTGGTTAAAAGAATGGAGAGGTATGAATTTGTGTTTATTCTACTATTGATGAAACGTATATTGGCAATCACAAATCATTTGTCAATCGTTCTACAAGAGAAAGATCAAAATTTTGTGAATGAGATGCATTTGATCAATAATGTGAAATGCAAATTGCAAAAGTTGAGAGATTCTGGATGGGATATTTTACTTGAGGAT GTTATCGATATTATTCTACAGGAGATGGATAGTCGTTTCTCTAAAACAACTACAGATTTGttgatttatatgtcatgccttgatCCTAGGAATTCGTTCTCTAGATTTGATGTACAGAAATTAGTACGTCTGACTCATTTTTATGAGGATGATTTTTCTTGGAGTGAGCGTATGTTGGTTGAACAAGAGCTTGAAACATATATTGATGACGTCAGATCAGATGAACGGTTTGAAGGCATTTCAGATTTGGGAGCTCTTGCAAAGAAAATGATTGAAACAATGAAGAACCGTGTGTTTCCTTTGGTTTATCAGATGATTGAGTTAGCCTTACTTCTTCCAGTTGCTACTGCAACCGTTGAAAGAGTGTTTTCGGCAATGAATATTGTCAAAACAGATTTGCGAAACAAGATTggagatgaatggatgaatgaTAGTTTGGTAGTCTATATCGAGAAAGATGTTTTTAATACTGTCGACAATGAGCTAATTTTACAACGTTTTCAGAACATGGAGTCTCGAAGAATGCAATTGTCACGTATTCGTTAG